One part of the Pieris napi chromosome 4, ilPieNapi1.2, whole genome shotgun sequence genome encodes these proteins:
- the LOC125048547 gene encoding THO complex subunit 1 — translation MSEKSSFDELRVKYKDVLSKAFSTNNIDLLDSFSKKANESDRKVAMDQAFRDKLLDLLTEASSILENYVNFCIESCRRLMITPTMPVVLLGDIFDALTLNKCEKLFTYVENGVNIWREDLFFVACKNNLLRMCNDLLRRLSRSQNTVFCGRILLFLAKFFPFSERSGLNIVSEFNLENVTEFGGDISGTLKDALDEEMVIDDDKNKLNIDYNLYCRFWSLQEFFRSPNTCYNKIQWKTFVAHSGSVLSAFSSYKLEAIELQKSKLNRLKPVNDVEMEESKEQHYFAKFLTNQKLLELQLSDANFRRCVLIQFLILFQYLTTTVKFKLESQELKSDQSEWVKDTTNLVYKLLGETPPDGKRFVECVKSILKREEHWNNWKNDGCPEFQKPKPAVQTESIEEVRRVKKRRRPVGDIIKEYETQSKHFMGNNELTKLWNQCPDNLAACRTKERDFMPSLEYMLSGGTSSGSGGGWGWRALRLLARRSPHFFVHTNNPIGRLSDYLDDMVKRISREVAASATANTANGDPSAVEDKKPESQEEEMTEEQIETDLIKDGDTDIEQVPDSTDANDEDKPTRTRLTMITDSQLDVLVANLSDWKKLAAKLGYKPDEIEFFETENATDEARAKNMLKLWFDDDEDASVENLLYIMEGLELVDACEALRNAK, via the exons atgtcAGAAAAAAGTAGTTTTGATGAATTGCGTGTTAAATATAAG GATGTGCTGTCGAAAGCGTTTTCAACAAATAACATCGACCTTCTTGATTCCTTCTCAAAGAAGGCAAACGAAAGCGATCGGAAAGTGGCTATGGACCAAGCGTTCAGAGATAAACTTTTAGATCTACTTACAGAAGCCTCGAGTATACTAGAAAACTACGTGAATTTCTGTATTGAATCATGTAGAAGACTAATGATCACTCCAACGATGCCTGTTGTACTTCTCGGAGATATATTTGATGCCTTAACTCTCAATAAATGCGAAAAACTCTTCACATACGTTGAAAATGGTGTAAACATTTGGCGGGAAGACCTATTTTTCGTTGcatgcaaaaataatttactgagAATGTGCAATGATCTCTTACGTCGATTATCCAGATCTCAAAACACTGTATTTTGTGGaagaattttgttatttttggcAAAATTTTTCCCATTTTCTGAGAGATCAGGATTGAATATAGTTTcagaatttaatttagaaaatgtaACTGAGTTTGGTGGAGATATTTCTGGTACACTCAAGGATGCATTAGACGAAGAAATGGTGATAGATGATGATaagaacaaattaaatattgattataaCCTGTACTGTAGATTTTGGAGTTTACAAGAGTTCTTCCGAAGCCCAAACACTTGCTATAACAAAATCCAGTGGAAAACATTTGTTGCA CATTCTGGAAGTGTACTGTCAGCATTTTCTTCATATAAATTAGAAGCAATAGAACTTCAGAAGTCCAAATTAAATAGACTTAAGCCAGTTAATGATGTTGAAATGGAAGAAAGTAAAGAGCAGCATTACTTTGCAAAATTTCTAACCAATCAGAAGCTTCTAGAACTCCAACTATCAGATGCAAACTTTAGAAGATGTGTactcatacaatttttaattctattccAATATTTAACAACAACAGTGAAGTTTAAACT TGAATCTCAAGAACTAAAATCAGATCAGTCAGAATGGGTCAAGGATACAACTAatcttgtttataaattacttgGTGAGACACCGCCAGATGGGAAGAGATTTGTTGAATGTGTCAAAAGTATATTAAAGCGAGAAGAGCACTGGAACAATTGGAAAAATGATGGTTGCCCAG AGTTCCAAAAACCAAAGCCGGCAGTACAAACTGAATCAATCGAAGAAGTAAGACGTGTAAAGAAACGTCGGCGACCTGTTGGGGATATTATCAAAGAATATGAAACACAAAGCAAACATTTTATGGGAAA CAATGAATTGACAAAATTGTGGAATCAATGTCCAGACAATCTTGCCGCGTGTCGTACTAAAGAGAGAGATTTTATGCCTTCATTGG AGTATATGTTGTCTGGTGGGACTAGTAGTGGGAGTGGCGGTGGGTGGGGCTGGCGAGCTTTGAGGCTTTTAGCTCGGAGATCGCCGCATTTCTTTGTACATACAAATAATCCCATTGGACGGCTATCGGACTATTTGGACGATATG gtaAAACGTATTTCACGTGAAGTTGCAGCGAGTGCGACTGCTAACACGGCTAATGGAGACCCATCTGCTGTCGAAGATAAGAAACCG GAATCGCAAGAAGAAGAAATGACTGAAGAGCAGATTGAAACAGACCTTATAAAGGATGGAGACACTGATATAGAACAG GTGCCAGATTCAACAGACGCAAACGATGAAGACAAACCAACTAGAACTCGTCTCACAATGATAACAGACTCTCAATTAGACGTATTAGTTGCAAATCTCTCTGACTGGAAGAAATTAGCAGCAAAACTTGGCTACAAACCCGACGAAATAGAGTTCTTTGAGACAGAGAACGCGACAGATGAAGCTAGAGCCAAAAATATGCTTAAACTGTGGTTTGATGATGACGAAGATGCATCTGTCGAGAATTTACTCTATATTATGGAGGGTTTGGAGTTGGTTGACGCTTGCGAAGCGTTGAGAAACGCTAAATGA
- the LOC125048548 gene encoding MAPK regulated corepressor interacting protein 2 — MDRNMRSTYVNSGPRSLPHIGSKRHNGNGHNGPRLSPPAQTTVNIHTNNNNNVNNACSQHDDLINYIYDSWNKVTRELERGGEEAKYYQELPPRQLANFRPFDLEEWWGRRHVQSINRNKHRS, encoded by the exons atGGATCGAAATATGAG atCAACTTATGTCAATAGTGGACCAAGGTCTCTACCGCACATTGGCAGCAAACGTCACAATGGTAATGGCCATAATGGACCAAGACTGAGCCCACCAGCTCAAACTACAGTCAATATTCATactaacaataataacaatgtTAATAATGCCTGCAGTCAACATGATGAtctcattaattatatttatgattcTTGGAATAAG GTGACCCGTGAATTAGAAAGAGGCGGTGAAGAGGCAAAATATTATCAAGAGCTTCCGCCTCGGCAGTTGGCTAACTTCAGACCGTTTGATCTAGAAGAATGGTGGGGACGACGACACGTTCAGTCAATTAATAGAAACAAACATCGTTCCTAG
- the LOC125049133 gene encoding opsin-3: MFDTVNATADGGAIAYAFKMVSNEVQQNMLGFNIPPEHQDLVHEHWRNFAAVDKFWHYMLALIYTMLMVSSLCGNGIVVWIFSTSKSLRSASNMFIVNLALFDLVMMIEMPHLIMNSFYQKMLGYQLGCDIYATLGSVSGIGAAITNAVIAFDRYKTISCPIDGRINKVQAIILIVFTWFWTLPFTILPLTRVWGKFVPEGFLTTCSFDSFTDDSDTRVFVACIFVWSYVIPMVLICFFYSKLFSAVRLHEKMLREQAKKMNVKSLASNKDDAGKSVEIRIAKVAFTIFFLFVCAWTPYAVVTMIGTFGDRNLLTPHVTMIPAVFAKSVSCIDPWVYAINHPRYRAELEKRLPWMGIREPSAETQSTNASTATQSASADA, translated from the exons ATGTTCGACACCGTTAACGCGACGGCCGATGGCGGCGCCATTGCCTACGCCTTCAAAAT GGTATCAAATGAGGTCCAGCAGAACATGCTGGGCTTCAACATCCCTCCAGAACACCAGGACCTGGTGCACGAACACTGGCGTAACTTCGCGGCGGTCGACAAATTCTGGCACTATATGTTAGCTCTTATCTACACTATGCTGATGGTGTCATCCCTATGCGGCAACGGTATCGTCGTATGGATCTTCAGCAC gtCCAAATCCCTCCGTTCGGCGAGTAACATGTTCATCGTGAATCTGGCGCTATTCGACCTGGTGATGATGATAGAGATGCCTCACCTCATCATGAACTCATTCTACCAGAAGATGCTTGGCTATCAGCTCGGCTGCGATATATATGCCACTCTTGGTTCTGTTTCAGGAATCGGTGCGGCTATTACCAACGCCGTTATTGCATTTGACAGATACAA gaCCATTTCGTGCCCGATCGACGGTAGAATTAACAAAGTGCAAGCAATCATCCTGATTGTATTCACCTGGTTCTGGACCCTGCCATTCACCATTCTCCCACTGACCAGGGTCTGGGGCAAGTTTGTACCAG AGGGCTTCCTGACAACTTGCTCTTTCGACTCTTTCACTGACGACTCTGACACTCGGGTATTCGTGGCCTGCATTTTCGTTTGGAGCTACGTAATTCCAATGGTCCTCATCTGCTTCTTCTACTCGAAGCTATTCAGCGCT GTCCGCCTCCACGAGAAAATGCTTCGTGAACAAGCCAAGAAGATGAACGTCAAATCTCTAGCCTCCAACAAGGATGATGCCGGCAAAAGTGTGGAAATCAGAATCGCCAAGGTTGCGTTCACAATCTTCTTCTTGTTCGTCTGCGCCTGGACACCTTACGCTGTTGTGACCATGATTGGTACCTTTGGAGACAG GAATCTGTTGACTCCCCATGTAACCATGATCCCAGCAGTCTTTGCCAAGAGTGTGTCCTGTATTGACCCATGGGTATACGCTATCAACCACCCAAGATACAG GGCTGAGCTTGAGAAGAGGCTGCCATGGATGGGCATCCGAGAACCCAGCGCAGAGACCCAGTCCACCAACGCCAGCACTGCGACGCAATCCGCTTCAGCCGACGCTTAG